TGCCAGGCGGCAGGGGTTTTTGTTTGCCGGGGTGGCGCCGAGGGGGGAGGCGGCGTTTATCCCCGGCATTATGCCGAAATCCGATTCGGCTGTTACTTGATTAGCCCCATCTTCCGCGACTCTTCCCCTTCGTCGGTTCTTAAGCGGTAAAGATATATACCGGAGGCAACCGGTCTGCCATCCTGGGCGGTGCCATCCCATTCAACGCTGTAAGAGCCGAGAGGGTACTGTCCCTCCGCCAGGCGTTTTACATGGACGCCGAGAATATCGAAGATATCAATAACGACGGCCGCTTCCCGATGGAGCGTGAAATCGATTCTTGTCGACGGATTGAAAGGATTGGGATAATTCTGGCTTAAGAACGGCTTCCTCGGGAGTATCAAATCATTCTCGTCATCCAATCCGCTGGCGATAGAGACTTTTAGATCGGCAGTCATAGTGGGACCACTGGCTGATATATTTTCAACTGCAACATAGGTCAAATCGCCGCTGTAAGCGTTAGAATTGGGAATTGTCAGAGCGCCGAAATCTGTATTCAGACTGGTTCCCGGGTAGGGGTCGCTGTTGTCGGCCGAATTGCCGACCGGATATGCTTTCTCGAGGTCAAAATCACCATCAGCCTGCTCCAGTGCCACCAGGAAGTTTCCTGAAGATGTATAACCCGGATACCACTGGTTGTCGTTCCAATTTCCGTTGGTAAGCTGGGTTTCATCGATATGCCAGATAAATAATCCGGCTGCGGTCAGATAACTGTCGTAACCAGACTTCTGCCGATTTTCGACCAGGAAATATTCGCTGCCAGGGGCGCCGCTTGACCAGAGACGATAAATATTGCCGCCGGTTTCGACCGCGTCTATGGGGCAGTTATCTATATTGGAGGTCAGGTTCACGGCCATTGCAAATCCGAGGCGGAGACGGCACCAGGCATCGGGGTGAGCCGGCGAGCCTCCCATACCGCCGGCGCCATTCCAGCTGCCGTACGACATCAGCGACCACCGTCCGACACCATATGAGTCGGTCGGATAATCACGGTCATAGAGATCGGGCAGTCCCAATACATGACCTAACTCATGGCAGTAAACGCCGCAGGTAATATCCCCCGGCGACTGCCAGTATTCAGGCTGAATGCAGTAATCTGAAATCCTGACCCCATCTTTTAATCGGGGGAAAATACTCCACTGATGTGACCAGATATCGGTGTCAGCGCCGGTGAATTCCGCGCCCGGTCCGGTGTGCACAATAATAACGGCATCGACATACCCGTCGCCGTCATTATCATATTGTGAGAAATCGACGACCGGGTCGATCAGGTCAACCAGGTCTTCACACAATTTCTGGCTGTTTTGCGGGTAAGAGCCGGTCCCGTTCTGATTATTGCAGTAGTAGGCATAAGTCTGCGGGGCGGTCTGCCATCCCAGCGAGGAGGGGAGATTAACTGTCACAATATCAAACTGGTCGTATGATATCTCGCGATAGTAATGGCGCACCGACCCCTGTTGATTGAGGAATATCAGGGTATCGAATTCATGAGCCGGTACTGAGTTCGTCTTATCCGAGAATCGCACCAGAATCGCCAGCGCGTTGAAAGGTCCGGAGTAAGACGTCTTTTCCGCCGAGTGAAACTTGAAAGCGGAATTTATACCG
This window of the Candidatus Zixiibacteriota bacterium genome carries:
- a CDS encoding M6 family metalloprotease domain-containing protein — encoded protein: GINSAFKFHSAEKTSYSGPFNALAILVRFSDKTNSVPAHEFDTLIFLNQQGSVRHYYREISYDQFDIVTVNLPSSLGWQTAPQTYAYYCNNQNGTGSYPQNSQKLCEDLVDLIDPVVDFSQYDNDGDGYVDAVIIVHTGPGAEFTGADTDIWSHQWSIFPRLKDGVRISDYCIQPEYWQSPGDITCGVYCHELGHVLGLPDLYDRDYPTDSYGVGRWSLMSYGSWNGAGGMGGSPAHPDAWCRLRLGFAMAVNLTSNIDNCPIDAVETGGNIYRLWSSGAPGSEYFLVENRQKSGYDSYLTAAGLFIWHIDETQLTNGNWNDNQWYPGYTSSGNFLVALEQADGDFDLEKAYPVGNSADNSDPYPGTSLNTDFGALTIPNSNAYSGDLTYVAVENISASGPTMTADLKVSIASGLDDENDLILPRKPFLSQNYPNPFNPSTRIDFTLHREAAVVIDIFDILGVHVKRLAEGQYPLGSYSVEWDGTAQDGRPVASGIYLYRLRTDEGEESRKMGLIK